The Caenorhabditis elegans chromosome II genome has a segment encoding these proteins:
- the dhgd-1 gene encoding D-2-hydroxyglutarate dehydrogenase, mitochondrial (Confirmed by transcript evidence): MFLKILPRIRRPTRSYAAVLAARHEGFAKVMQSDLMAFENFLGQDAVKKDDITNHTTDWTGQFKGPGSVVLYPKSTEEVSAILAYCSKNKLAVVPQGGNTGLVGGSIPVHDEVVISMNKINKQFSFDDTMGILKCDSGFILEDLDNKLAKLGYMMPFDLGAKGSCQIGGNIATCAGGIRLIRYGSLHAHLLGLTVVLPDEHGTVLHLGSSIRKDNTTLHTPHLFLGSEGQLGVITSVTMTAVPKPKSVQSAMLGIESFKKCCEVLKLAKSSLTEILSSFELLDDATMECLKTNLGLHPVLNAPTPFSILVETSGSNEDHDMEKMSAFLDECLSKNLIIDGVLAGSSAEATKMWQLRESAPLAVTRDGYVYKHDVSLPLENYYELTNVMKERCGSLAKRIVTYGHLGDGNTHLNITSEKHNEELEKLLYPFLYEWVVDHGGSISAEHGIGQLKLPYSTFGKDPEERLLTKKLKNIFDPNGILNPYKTI, encoded by the exons atgtttctgaaaatcttgCCACGAATCAGAAGACCAACTAGAAGCTACGCAGCAGTTCTTGCCGCCAGACATGAAGGATTTGCAAAAGTGATGCAGTCGGATTTAATGgcatttgagaattttctcgGGCAAGATGCAGTGAAGAAGGACGATATTACAAATCATACTACAGATTGGACAGGCCAATTTAAAG GTCCTGGCAGTGTCGTCCTCTACCCGAAGAGCACCGAAGAGGTTTCTGCAATATTGGCGTATTGCTCCAAGAACAAATTGGCAGTAGTCCCACAAGGAGGGAATACAGGACTCGTTGGTGGATCAATTCCAGTACATGATGAAGTTGTTATATCAATGAATAAAATCAACAAGCAATTCTCTTTCGACGACACAATGGGAATTCTCAAGTGTGATTCTGGTTTTATTCTGGAAGACTTGGACAACAAACTTGCAAAACTCGGATATATGATGCCTTTTGATCTCGGAGCCAAAGGATCCTGTCAGATTGGAGGAAATATTGCCACGTGTGCAGGAGGGATTCGGTTGATTCGATACGGAAGTCTTCACGCACATCTTCTCGGGCTCACGGTGGTTCTTCCCGATGAACATGGAACTGTTCTACATTTGGGATCAAGCATTCGGAAGGACAACACAACTTTGCACACTCCACACCTATTCTTGGGAAGTGAAGGGCAGTTGGGTGTTATCACAAGCGTCACAATGACTGCGGTTCCTAAACCGAAAAGTGTACAAAGTGCGATGCTTG gcatcgaatccttcaaaaaatgctgcGAAGTACTGAAGCTTGCAAAATCCAGCCTCACTGAAATCCTTTCCTCCTTCGAACTTCTCGACGATGCTACGATGGAATGTTTGAAAACGAATCTAGGATTGCACCCAGTACTGAATGCTCCAACCCCATTCTCGATCCTTGTCGAAACATCAGGATCCAATGAAGATCACGATATGGAGAAAATGAGCGCATTTTTGGATGAATGCctctcaaaaaatctgattatCGACGGAGTGCTCGCTGGATCTTCTGCAGAAGCTACGAAGATGTGGCAATTGAGAGAAAGTGCACCATTGGCGGTTACCAGAGATGGATATGTCTATAAGCATGATGTTTCTTTAccattggaaaattattatgaATTGACGAATGTGATGAAGGAACGATGTGGTTCTTTGGCTAAAAGAATTGTCACTTATGGACATTTGGGAGATGGAAACACTCATTTAAATATTACATCTGAAAAACACAATgaagaacttgaaaaatt gCTCTATCCCTTCCTCTACGAATGGGTTGTCGATCACGGCGGGTCAATTTCAGCTGAACATGGAATCGGTCAACTGAAGCTACCGTACTCCACATTCGGAAAAGATCCTGAAGAACGACTTTTGACAAAGAAGCTCAAGAACATTTTCGACCCAAATGGGATTCTCAATCCGTACAAAACGATATAA
- the gtf-2E2 gene encoding Transcription initiation factor IIE subunit beta (Confirmed by transcript evidence), which translates to MDPELLRQRTAFQKHAATTMAVQNKPTTAPNSHTTYSSEAAKAKKKKSSGPAQNLSKLPDFNNSVSNANALSNATNFSTMAKIVDYMKKRHLNNQQWPLTLQEILDELQIFDLSKRSLAFLQEALPNNPRLIMESEKFAFRPPYKIKGKTSLVAVARKHYQDGKGGILVSDLAECVANYDALLQQVSSEVIVVPTQVNKKKDRVVFYNDKEFTFPELEDDFKALWRHVSVDHLDEKKIEEYLQKKGLDAMKDLTPKVRMQAPLKRKAAKRRFNQKVQNEHMDGVLEDYE; encoded by the exons ATGGATCCGGAATTGTTAAGGCAGCGAACTGCTTTCCAGAAGCATGCTGCAACAACGATGGCTGTTCAGAATAAGCCT aCAACAGCACCAAATTCACACACAACATACTCTTCAGAAGCAGCAAAagcgaaaaagaagaaaagctCTGGACCGGCTCAAAATTTGTCGAAAC TCCCAGATTTCAATAATTCCGTGAGCAACGCCAATGCGTTATCAAATGCCACAAATTTCAGTACAATGGCGAAAATTGTGGATTATATGAAg AAACGCCACCTAAACAATCAACAATGGCCGTTGACACTTCAAGAAATTCTCGatgaacttcaaatttttgatctttCAAAAAGAAGTCTTGCTTTCCTTCAAGAAGCATTACCAAACAATCCTCGACTGATAATGGAATCCGAAAAATTCGCATTTCGACCACCTTACAAAATTAAAGGAAAAACTTCGTTGGTAGCTGTCGCGAGGAAACATTATCAGGACGGAAAAGGTGGAATTCTTGTGTCGGATTTGGCTGAGTGTGTGGCTAATTATGATGCACTACTGCAG caaGTATCCTCTGAAGTGATCGTTGTTCCGACACAAGTCAATAAGAAAAAGGATCGAGTCGTCTTCTACAATGACAAAGAATTCACATTCCCAGAGCTCGAAGACGATTTCAAAGCCTTGTGGAGACACGTGTCTGTGGATCATTTGGATGAgaagaaaatcgaagaatATCTCCAGAAGaagggtctcgacgcgatgaAGGATCTGACGCCGAAGGTTCGAATGCAGGCTCCACTGAAAAGAAAAGCCGCGAAGAGACGGTTCaatcaaaaagtacaaaacGAGCATATGGACGGAGTTTTGGAGGATTACGAATGA